The genomic window GTGGTCCCATGCTTTGGGGACACTGGAGAGGTCTCTATGGCCCCGTGTTGGGTTCTTGGGGTGTCCccggattttggggacccccccatgacctGGGGACCTGCCCAGTCACCAAgtcaatgatgatgatgatgatgatggtggccAAGGGTTAAGGGTGGTCCCATGCTTTGGGGACACTGGAGAGGTCTCTATGGCCCCGTGTTGGGTTCTTGGGGTGTCCCCGGATTTTGGGGGCCCCCCCTCACCATGTCGGTGCCCAGGTCGATGCAGAGGATGGTGATGGTGCCCAGGGGCAGGGGGATGTTGGCCATGATGAAGAGCAGGAAGGGGGTGATCTCGGGGATGTTGCTGGTCAGCGTGTACGCGATCGACTTCTTCAGGTTGTCGAAGATCAGGCGACcttgggggggacaccgggggtcaccggggtgtccccatcaccctcctgctccccacgGGGTCCCCCTGACCTTCCTCCACGCCGGTGACGATGGAGGCGAAGTTGTCGTCCAGCAGGATCATGTCGGCCGCCTGCTTGGAGACGTCGGAGCCGGCGATGCCCATGGCCACCCCGATGTCGGCCTTCTTCAGCGCCGGGGAGTCGTTGACGCCGTCGCCCGTCACCGCCACGATGgcgccctggggacacgggggacggggACGGCatggggacagcgcggggacatcAGCGTCCCCATGGTGGTGGTGGCTTGGGGGCATCTCTACCCCAACATGGTCATGGtgggaccttggggacatggggaccatccCATCATGGTGGCATCTTGGGGGCATCTCTATCCCCAACATGGTCATGGTGGCATCTTGGGGCCATGGGGACCATCCCCATCATGGTGGCATCTTGGGACCATGGGGACCATCCCATCATGGTGGCACCTTGGGGCCATGGGGACCATCCCCATCATGGTGGCATCTTGGGGGCATCTCTACCCCAACATGGTCATGGTGGCACCTTGGGGCCATGGGGACCATTCCATCATGGTGGCATCTTGGGGGCATCTCTATCCCCAACATGGTCATGGTGGCAtcttgggacatggggaccatggtcatccccaccatggtggcaTCTTGGGGGCATCTCTATCCTCAACATGGTCATGGTGgcaccttggggacatggggaccatccCCATCATGGTGGCATCTTGGGGGCATCTCTACCCCAACATGGTCATGGTGGCATCTTGGGGCCATGGGGACCATCCCCATCATGGTGGCATCTTGGGGGCATCTCTATCCCCAACATGGTCATGGTGgcaccttggggacatggggaccatccccatcctcatcatggTGGCATCTTGGGGACATCCTTATCACCACTATGATGGTACCTTGGGGACATCCCTATCCCCAACTTGATGATGATGGCATCTTGGGGCCATGGGGACCATGGTCATCCCCATCATGGTGGCATCTTGGggacgtccccatccccatcgtggtggcaccttggggacatcCCCATCCCCAACACAATCATGGTGgcaccttggggacatggggaccatccccatccccaacacGATCATGGTGgcaccttggggacatggggacatcccctcatagcagggacatgaggacacttggggggaccctggggaggctgagggtgattttggggtcccaCCTGCCGCTGACAGCCCTCAATGACAATGGGGTGACCTTAGGTGAcaatgatggggttggggagccctggggagggTCGTGGGAGTTTGGGGAAGCCCAGGGGGCtcagggtgattttggggggctcggggtggtttttggggtgaatttgggttgATTGGGGCCCCACCTGCCGCTGACAGCCCTCAATGACAATGGGGTGACCTTGGGGGACAATGGTGGGgttggggagccctggggagggTCAGGGGAGTTTGGGGAACCCCAGGGGGGTccagggtgattttggggggctcggggtggtttttggggtgaatttggggtgaTTGGGGCCCCACCTGCCGCTGACAGCCCTCAATGGCAATGGGGTGACCTTAGGTGAccatgatggggttggggagccctggggagggTCGGGGGAGTTTGGGGAAGCCCAGGGGGCtcagggtgattttggggggctcggggtggtttttgggggactcggggtggtttttggggtgaatttggggtgaTTGGGGCCCCACCTGCCGCTGACAGCCCTCGACGATGATGAGTTTCTGCTGGGGGGAGGTTCGGGCGAACACGATCTCCGTGTGGTTCTGCAGGATCTCGTCGATCTGCTCCGAGCTCATGTCCTTCAGGTCGGTGCCGTGGATCACACAGGCCTTGGCGTCCCTGGggggcaccccgaaaccctgagcccccccaacctgcacccccaaaaccctggcacccccagagctccaaacacctgcacccccaatccgcCATACCtggggtagacctggcagccAGAGACACAGCGAGTCATATGTGGGTAGACCTGGCAGCCTGGGATGCtgagcaccccaaatcctccctgtacccccaaatcccctATATCTGGGGTTCACCTGGCTGATGGGGATGCTGAGCACCCCCTAACCCCCCTGTACCTGGGGTTCATCTGGCTGATGGGGATGCTGAGCTCCCCAAAACTCCGCTGTACCCCCACTTGCCCATAACCCTCAATGGGGGGTAGACCTGTCAGCCCAGGACATTGAGGACCCCCAAATGCtccctgtaccccaaaatcccCTATACTTGGGGTTCACCTGGCTGATGGGGATGTTGAGCACCCCCTAACCCCCCTGTACCTGGGGTTCATCTGGCTGATGGGGATGCTGAGCTCCCCAAAACTCCCCTGTACCCCCACTTGCCCATAACCCTCTATGGGGGATAGACCTGGCAGCCCAAGGCATTCCCTGTACCCGGGGTAGACTTGGCAGGCCAGGACATTgagcaccccaaattccccctgtacccccaaatcccacaATACCTGGGTTCACCTGGCTGATGGGGATGCTGAGCACCCCATAACCCCTCAGTACCTGGGTTTTATCTGGCTGATGGGGATGCTGAACACCCCAATTCCCCCAACACTGTATGTGGGGTAGACCTAGCAGCCCAAGACTACCtggggtagacctggcagccTGGGACATTGagcaccccaaatccccactgTATCCCCAATTTCCCCATACCGGGGGTTCACCTGGCTGATGGGGAtgctgagcacccccagacccccccgtaCCCCCAATTCCCCGTACCTGGGGTTGACCTGGCTGACCGGGATGTTGAGCCGCGCCGCGATGTCCTCGACCGTCTCATTGCCCTCCGAGATGATCCCCACGCCCTTGGCAATGGCCTTGGCCGTGATGGGGTGATCCCCGGTCACCATGATCAcctggggggggggcacagggggggtcACACCCcgctgggggggtccccggggggtgcagggatggggggaccccaagtGGATCTTGGCAATGGGgttgggtggggtggggtggtcGCTGTGACCGGCTCGGGGGGGTTTGGGTgcggggggggttttggggtgcggggggggtctGACCTTGATGCCGGCGCTCCTGCACTTGCCGACGGCGTCGGGcacggcggcgcggggggggtcGATCATGGACATGAGCCCCACGAAGCACAGGTTGTCGGTGGCGAAGTTCACGTCGTCGCAGTCGAAGGCGAAACCCTTGGGGTACTGATCCTCCGGAAGGTAGAAGTGACAGAaacctgggggggggacacacatggtgtgacccccctgaacccccccaaatcaccctgaaaccccacagacccccctgaacccccatatccctccctgaacccccatatccccccctgaGCATCATCATCCTCCTGGTACCCATTACAGCTGCATCCCCAGGAGatgctgccccagggacccccaaatccccctgtatcccccccaaatcccttcgcatcccccccaaatccccccaggacccccccagggctCCCCCTGTACCGAGGACCCtctccccaagcccccccagcccccaaggggccccaaacccccccaaatccccctcaaccccatccccatcatcctcCCTGGTACCCACTGCAGCTGCATCCCCAGGAGATGCTGCCccggggacccccaaatccccctgtatcccccccaaatcccttcgtatcccccccaaatccccccagcacccccccaggGCTCCCCCTGTACTGAGGACCCTCTCCCCGAGCCCCCCCATTCCCCAGGCCGCCCCAAATCCCCCTCAaccccatccccatcatcctcCTCCCTGGTACCCACTGCAGCTGCATCCCCAGGAGATGCTGCCccggggacccccaaatccccctgtatcccccccaaatcccttcgtatcccccccaaacccccccagcacccccccagggccccccccgtACCGAGGACCCtctccccaagcccccccagccccccatatcccccttggccccatccccatcatcatcCTCCCGGTACCCACTGCATCTGCATCCCCAGGAGatgctgccccagggacccccaaatccccctgtatcccccccaaatcccttcgtatcccccccaaatccccccaggacccccccagggctCCCCCTGTACTGAGGACCCTCTCcccgagcccccccagccccccatatcccccttggccccatccccatcatcatcCTCCCTGGTACCCACTACAGCTGCATCCCCAGGAGATGCTGCCCcggggaccccccaaatccccctgtatcccccccaaatcccctcgtatcccccccaaacccccccagcacccccccggggcccccccCGTACCAAGGATCCTCTCCCcgagcccccccagacccccatatcccccttggccccatccccatcatcatcCTCCTGGTACCCACTGCATCTGCATCCCCAGGAGATGCTGCCCcggggaccccccaaatccccctgtatcccccccaaatcccctcgtatcccccccaaaccaccccagcacccccccagggccccccccgtACCGAGGACCCTCTCGCCGAGCCCCCCCAGCTCCAGATACGCGTTCTGGAAGGCCTCCTTCATCTCCTCGTCCAGCGGCTGCTCCTTGCCCTGGAGCAGGATGGTGGAGCAGCGGTCCAGGATGCGCTCGGGCGCCCCCTTCATCACCAGCAGGTACCGGTTGTCGTTGGGGTCCTCGGTCTCGTGGATggagagctggggggggggggggacatgggggggtcaaaAGGGGACCCCCCCGCACCCATCCCCCCCCCCAACATCCGTCACCCCCCTTTAATTTGGCCCCcatggggggattttggggtgacccCAGGAATTGAGTccaatgggggatgtgggtgagatgggggatttggaggggatgcTGCAATTTTGGGGGGACCTccatggttttggggacccccccatgttatagagacccccccccccaatgcTACGGGGACCCCCTCATGTTATAGAGACCCCCCCCCCATGCTATAGAGACCCCCCCAAAGTTATAGGGGTGCTCAATAGGTCTGGAGGGACCTGATggaccatgggagggacccagTGAGTTTGGGGGGGATGCAGCAGCTTTGGGGGGGTCGTTGCAATTTTGGGGGGACCCTgcgggttttggggacccccccatgttaTAGAGACCCCCCCATGCTATAGAGACCCCTCCAAAGTTATAGAGACCCCTCCAAAgttatagggacccccccaaagttaTAGGGGGTGCTCAATAGATCTGGAGGGACCTGATggaccatgggagggacccagTGAGTTTGGGGGGGATGCGGCAGTTTTGGGGGGGTCGCTGCAATTTTGGGGGGACCCCgcgggttttggggaccccccccatgttATAGAGACCCCCCCCATTCTATAGAGACCCCTCCAAAGTTATAGAGACCCCCCCAAAgttatagggacccccccaaagttaTAGGGGTGCTCAATAGGTCTGGAGGGACCTGATggaccatgggagggacccagTGAGTTTGGGGGGGATGCGGCAGTTTTGGGGGGGTCGCTGCAATTTTGGGGGAACCCCCATGGTTTGGGCACCCCCCCCATGTTATAGAGACCCCCCCCATGCTATAGGGACCCCAACTCAGGTTTGGGAACCCTCCTTGTGTTATAATGGGGGCTCAATAGCTCTGGAGGGACCTGATggaccatgggagggacccagTGAGTTTGGGAGGGATGCGGCAGTTTTGGGGGGGTCGCTGCAATTTTGGGGGAACCCCCATGGTTTTAGGGACCCCCCcgtgttttggggacccccccagaggtACCTGGTACTTGTTGGTGGAGTTGAAGGGGATTTCGGCCACTTTCTTGTTGCGCTCCCTCATGAGCTTCACGGAGCCCGAGGAGAGCTCGATGCATTTCAGCAGCGCCGACTCGGAGGCGTCACCGGCCACGTCGcgctggggggcacgggggggtccccaaaatcatgggggggtccccaaagtccgggggggtccccaaagtccGGGggtatccccccaaaatcctgggaaccccccccaatcttccctgtgtccctgggaccccccaaacccttccctggTGCTCAGGTGGCCCTGGAGggaacatgggggtcaggggggtccccaaaatcatggggggtccccaaagtccgggggggtccccaaagtccgggggggtccccccagaatcctgggaaccccccccaaTCTTCCCTGTGTCCCTGGGACCTCCCAAACCCTTCCCTGGTGCTCAGGTGGCCCtggggggaacatgggggtcaggggggtccccaaaatcatgggggggtccccaaagtccgggggggtccccccagaatcctgggaaccccccccaaTCTTCCCTGTGTCCCTGGGACCTCCCAAACCCTTCCCTGGTGCTcaggtggccctggggggacatgggggtcaggggggtccccaaaatcatggggggtccccaaagtccgggggggtccccccagaatcctgggaaccccccccaaTCTTCCCTGTGTCCCTGGGACCTCCCAAACCCTTCCCTGGTGCTcaggtggccctggggggacatgggggtcagggggggtccccaaaatcatgggggggtccccaaaatccttctcctgcCCCCTGCAGGTTGGGGACACTCTACTGTCCCCCTATAGGATGGGGATGCTCCCCAGCAGGTTGGGGACACTTTGCTGTCCCCctatgggatggggacaccccctgcgcCCCCTACAGGTTGGGGACACCCCACTGTCCCCCTATaggatggggacacccaccttgAGGATGGGGACGttgtcctgtccctgtcccttccccTATAGGTTGGGgatacccccaacacccccagcaggttggggacacccccagcgccCCCTGcgggttggggacacccccttgaggttggggacacccctttgaggttggggacacccccagcgccccctgcaggttggggacacccccagcaggtttggggacacccccagcgccCCCTGCAGGTTGGGGACATCCCTAGcaggttggggacacccccagcaggtttggggacacccccagcgccccctgcaggttggggacacccccagcaggttggggacacccccttgagGTTGGGGACGCCCACCTTGAGGATGGGGACGTTGTCCTGCCCCCCCTTGAAGACGGCGCGGTTGCAGAGCCCCGCGATGTGCGACAGCGCCACCCAGGTGGCCGAGCTCTTGTCGAAGGCCGtgcctgggggacacgggggacacggaggggacgtgggggtcaggggggacaacaacccccaacaccccccagtaacccccaataccccccaaatggtctcccagtccctcccagtggccTCACCAGTCTGGTCCTCAGTGGTgttgacctcaatgtcccccaatgtcccccaatgtcccccaatgtcccagttccctcagtggACTGGTCCTCAATGGTGTTGACTTCAATgtcccccaataccccccagtaaccccaatgtcccccaataccccccagtaaccccaataCACCTCAATACATCCCAACAACCCAaatgcaccccaataccccccaataacccccatgcCCCaggtctcccagtccctcccagtgctcccagtgccctgacCATACTGGTCCTTGGTGGTGTCGGCCTCAATGTTCCCCAGTACCGCCCAGTTCCCCCAGTAACCCCAATACTCCCCAATACACCTCAATACATCCCAATAAACCCCAatacaccccaataacccccatgcCCCaggtctcccagtccctcccagtgctcccagtgccctgacCAGACTGGTCCTTGGTGGTGTCGGCCTCAGTGTCCCCCAGTTTCCCCAGTACTGCCCAGTTCCCCCAATAACCCCAATACTCCCCAATACACCTCAATACATCCCAATAAACCCCAATACGCCCCAATAACCCACATCCCCCAGGTGGCCCCATCCCtctcagtgctcccagtcccttccagtccatcccagtcctcccagtgcCCTGACCAGACTGGTCCTCGGTGGTGTTGGTCTCAAtgtcccccaatgacccccaataccACTCAGTTCCCCCAAtacaccccaatgacccccaatacaccccaatgacccccaatacaccccaatgacccccagtccctcccagtccctcccagtgccccccagtccctcaccGGACTGGTCCTGGTGGTgttgacctcaatgtcccccaatacccccagtaaccccaataCCCCCAGTTCTCCCCAATAACCCAAAGACCCCCACCCCCCgggtcccccagtccctcccagttcatcccagtccccccagtccctcatCGGATTGGTCCTGGTGGTGGTGACCTCAGtgtcccccaatgacccccaataccACTCAGttcccccaataccccccaatgacccccaatacACCCCAATGACCCCTAAtacaccccaatgacccccatttcccagtccaccccagtcccccccagcgctcccagtgcctcccagtccccccacgcACCGGACTGGTCCTCGGTGGTGTTGACCTCAATGACCCTCAATACCACTCAGttcccccaataccccccaatgacccccaatacaccccaatgacccccaataccccccaatgacccccaatacaccccaatgacccccatctcccagtccatcccagtcccccccagtgctcccagtgcctcccagtccccccacgcACCGGACTGGTCCTCGGTGGTGTCGGCCTCAAtgtcccccaatgacccccaatatCACTCAGTTCCCCCAATacacccaatgacccccaatacaccccaatgacccccatctcccagtccaccccagtgccccccagtgctcccagtgcctcccagtccccccacgcACCGGACTGGTCCTCGGTGGTgttgacctcaatgtcccccaatgacccccaatatCACTCAGttcccccaataccccccaatgacccccaatacACCCCAAtacaccccaatgacccccatctcccagtccaccccagtgccccccagtgctcccagtgcctcccagtccccccacccACCGGACTGGTCCTCGGTGGTGTCGGCCTCGTGGATCTGGTTATCGAACCACATGTGCGCCACCGTCATGCGGTTCTGGGTGAGGGTCCCGGTCTTGTCGGAGCAGATGGTGGAGGTGGAGCCCAGGGTCTCCACGGCCTCCAGGTTCTTCACCAGGCAGTTCTTGCGCGCCATGCGCTTGGCCGTCAGCGTCAGGCACACCTGGGGGGAGAAACGGGGGGGACACGCACATTGGGGGGGGTCTCttacccccctgtgcccccttgTGTCCATTTGTGCCCCCCAAGTTGGGGATGGGGCCTCCTGGGGTCACCATTCCATGTAGAGACCTTGGCCAACCTACTCTTGGCCACCAGTGCTGGGAACACTTGGGGGcaaaaatggggggggacacacaaatTGGGGGGACCTTGGACCCCCTtagacccccctgtgcccccttgTGTCCCTTTGTGCCCCCCAAGTTGGGGACAGGGCCTCCTGGGGTCACCATTGAGTGTAGAGACCTTGACCAACCTACTCTTGGCCATCAGTGTCAGGAACACTTGGGGGacaaaaatgggggggacacacaaatTGGGGACGTCTTGGACCCCTTGGACTCCCTTGGACCCTCCTGTGCCCCCTTGTGTCCCTTTGTGCCCCCCAAGTTGGGGACAGGGCCTCCTGGGGTCACCATTGAGTGTAGAGACCTTGACCAACCTACTCTTGGCCATCAGTGTCAGGAACACTTGGGGGacaaaaatgggggggacacacaaatTGGGGGGGCCTTGGACCCCTTGGACTCCCTtagacccccctgtgcccccttgTGTCCATTTGTGCCCCCCAAGTTGGGGACGGGGCCTCCTGGGGTCACCATTCCATGTAGAGACCTTGGCCAACCTACTCTTGGCCATCAGTGTTGGGAACGCCTGGGGGACAAATATGGAGACATACACACAAATTGGGGGGCTATTGGACCCCCTTGGACCCCCTTGTGTCCCTTTGTGCCCCCTTGTGTCCCTTTGTGCCCCCCAAGTTGGGGACAGGGCCTCCTGGGGTCACCATTATGGGGACATGAACCTCTAGGCCTTGGCCAACCTGAGCTGGGCCGTCAGCATTGGGAACACTTGGGGGGCAAAATGGGGGGTGACATGGACATTGGGGGGAGTCTTGGACCCCTTtgaacccccctgtacccccttGTGTCCCTTGGTGCCCCCCAAGTTGGGGACGGGGCCTCCTGGGGTCACCattatggggacagggacccccaggcTGGGCCATCAGCATCAGGAACACTTGGGGgtcaccccatagatccccccctaTATCCCTGTACAccaccccctccaccccacagacccccctatATCCCCCTACAccaccccctccaccccacatatccccccccagccccctatatccccccccagccccctataTCCCCCCACGGCACTCACGGTGACGGTGGCCAGCAGCCCCTCGGGCACGTTGGCCACGATGATGCCGATGAGGAAGATGACGGCCTCCAGCCAGGTGTAGCCCAGGATGAGCGAGAGGATGAAGAAGGAGATGCCGAGGAAGACGGCGACGCCGGTGATGAGCTGGATGAAGTGCTCGATCTCCACCGCGATGGGCGTCTTGCCCACCTCCAGCCCCGAGGCCAGCGTGGCGATGCGGCCCATGACGGTGCGGTCACCCGTGGCGATCACCACCCCCCGCGCCgtgcctggggggacacggggggtcaggGGTGCCAAAACACCAACATAATGGAGACagaacccaacccaactcaagagaacccaacagaacccaactggacccaacccaacccaagagaacccaacaggacccaactggacccaacccaacccaagagaacccaacaggacccaactggacccaacccaactcaacccaactcaagagaacccaacaggacccaactggacccaacccaacccaagagaacccaacaggacccaactggacccaacccaacccaagagaacccaacaggacccaactggacccaactcaactcaacccaactcaagagaacccaacaggacccaactggacccaacccaactcaacccaacccaagagaacccaacaggacccaacccaactcaacccaactcaagagaacccaacaggacccaactggacccaactcaacccaagagaacccaacaggacccaactggacccaacccaactcaacccaacccaagagGACCCTAAGGAAGGTGGTGAGGTGGCCCCATGACAGTGCGGTCACCCATGGCGATCACCACCCCCTGCGTCgtgcctggggggacatgggggggtcagaggTACCAAAACACCCAAGAGAAGCCAACGggacccaacccaactcaacggGACCCAAGAGAAGCCAACGGGACCCAAGAGAAGCCAACTCAACCCCACTCAAGAGAAGCCAAGAGAACCTCAAGAgacctcaacccaacccaacccaactcaacccaactcaaccccacCCCAAGAGAACCCCAAGAGAACCCAACTCAAGAGAACCCCAAGagaacccaactcaacccaacccaagagaacccaactcaacccaacccaagagaacccaactcaacccaacccaagagaaccccaagagacctcaacccaacccaactcgaCCCAACTCGACCCAACTCGACCCAACTCGACCCAACCCGACCCAACCCAAGAGAACCCCAAGAGACCTCAACCCAACCCAAGAGAAGCCCAAGAGACCCCAACCCAACtgaacccaacccaactcaagaGAAGCCAAGAGAACCCAACTCAACTCGACCCAACCCGAGAGAACCCCAAGAGACCTCAACCCAACCCAAGAGAAGCCCAAGAGaccccaacccaactcaacccaactcaacccaacccaacacaacccaacccaactcaacccaacccaactcaacccaacccaactcaacccaacccaactcaacccaacccaactcaacccaacccaactcaacccaacccaactcaacccaacccaactcaacccaacccaactcaacccaacccaactcaacccaacccaactcaacccaacccaactcagcccaacccaacccaacccaactcaacccaactcaagaGAAACCCAAaagaccccaacccaacccaactcaacccaacccaacccagcccagcccagtccaAGAGAAGCCAAGAGGACCCCAACTCAACCCCAACTCAAGAGAAGCCAAGAGGACCCCAAGAGGACCCCAAGAGGACCCCAAGAGGACCCCAAGAGGACCCCAAGAGGACCCCGTCTCACCCTCGACGCAGTTGGTGGAGAAGAAGGTGATGTTGCGGGTCTCCAGGGGGTTGTCGTGGGTGCAGTCGGGCGAGCGCGTCTGTGGCTCCGACTCCCCCGTCAGTGACGAGTTGTCCACCTGGGGGGGCAGGACGTGgggctgaggggtttgggggggtcctcaaggggtttgggggttcctcaaggggtttgggggggtcctcaaggggtttgggggggtcctcaaggggtttgggggggtcctcaaGGGGTCCCGAAGGGGTTttggtgggggatttgggggaggtTGAAGGGGTCGGGGGGGTCCTGAAGGGGGGTTCTGAAAGGTTCAGGGGGgtctgagggggtttggggggggtcctgaaGGGGGTCAGGGGGATCTCTGTGCATTTGGGGGGTGCATCTGTGCAatgtgggggggtccctgtgcactaTGGGGGGTGCAGGTGCATCTGTGCGCTTTGGGGGGGGTCTCTATGCAATATGGGGGGGTGGTCTCTATGCAATATGGGGGGTGCAGGTGCCTCTATGCAATATGGGGGGAGTCCCTGTGCAATATGGGGGAGTCCCTGTGCAATATGGGGGGGTGCAGGTGCCTCTATGCAATATGGGGGGGGTCTGTGCACTATGGGGGGTGCAGGTGCATCTGTGCAATATGGGGGGGTCTCTATGCAATATAGGGGGTCTCTATGCACTATGGGGGGGTCTCTATGcaatatgggggggtccctgtgcactaTGGGGGGTGCAGGTGCATCTGTGCAATATGGGGGGTCTCTATGCAATATGGGGGGTCTCTGTGCActatgggggggtcc from Patagioenas fasciata isolate bPatFas1 chromosome 31, bPatFas1.hap1, whole genome shotgun sequence includes these protein-coding regions:
- the ATP1A3 gene encoding sodium/potassium-transporting ATPase subunit alpha-3 isoform X4 encodes the protein MRERNKKVAEIPFNSTNKYQLSIHETEDPNDNRYLLVMKGAPERILDRCSTILLQGKEQPLDEEMKEAFQNAYLELGGLGERVLGFCHFYLPEDQYPKGFAFDCDDVNFATDNLCFVGLMSMIDPPRAAVPDAVGKCRSAGIKVIMVTGDHPITAKAIAKGVGIISEGNETVEDIAARLNIPVSQVNPRDAKACVIHGTDLKDMSSEQIDEILQNHTEIVFARTSPQQKLIIVEGCQRQGAIVAVTGDGVNDSPALKKADIGVAMGIAGSDVSKQAADMILLDDNFASIVTGVEEGRLIFDNLKKSIAYTLTSNIPEITPFLLFIMANIPLPLGTITILCIDLGTDMVPAISLAYEAAESDIMKRQPRNPRSDKLVNERLISMAYGQIGMIQALGGFFSYFVILAENGFLPSCLVGIRLSWDDRTINDLEDSYGQQWTYEQRKVVEFTCHTAFFVSIVVVQWADLIICKTRRNSVFQQGMKNKILIFGLFEETALAAFLSYCPGMDVALRMYPLKPSWWFCAFPYSFLIFVYDEIRKLILRRNPGGWVEKETYY